In Syntrophorhabdus sp., the sequence TCCTCACCTTTTCCCGGAAGGGCGACCACGTGAGGGTACCCATCCCCCTGTCTCCCGTCATCAACGAGACGTGCAATCTCCTCAGGGCATCTCTTCCCGCCACCGTCCAGATCGTTGTCGATGCGAGGTCCGTTGCGGATCAGATCAAGGCTTCCGCCATCGAACTGGAGCAGATCATCATGAACCTTGCCACCAATGCCGCGCGAGCGATGATGGAGAAGGGAGGGACTCTCCGTATCTCTTTGAATGAGGTCTATCTCACGGCTCCTCTCCCGCTCGGGGACCCTGGTATGAAGCCGGGCAGATACCTGGAACTCGTGGTGACGGATACGGGAGACGGCATGACCCCCGATGTGATGAAGCGCGTCTTCGAACCTTTCTTCACCACCCGCAAGACAGGTGAGGGCACGGGCATGGGCCTTGCCGTCGTGTACGGGATCGTCAAAAGCCTCGGTGGGACGATCACCGTCGAGAGCGAACCGCACGTGGGTTCCACCTTTCGTGTCCTTCTGCCGGAGGCCGGCCCGGGTCCGGAGTCGGAGGTCTCCGTTTCTCGCGGCGTTCCCGGCGGAACGGAGAGGGTGCTATTCGTGGACGACGAGGACCTCCTCGTCGAGCTGGGCCACGATCTTCTGGAGTCCCTCGGCTACCGGGTGACGGCGGTGACGGACAGCGCTCAGGCGTTGAGGATATTCTCGTCCGATCCCGCCTCTTTCGACCTCGTTATCACCGACCAGATCATGCCGGGGATCACCGGCCTCAATCTGGCAAAGCATTTCCTGGGTATACGGCAGGATATCCCCATCATCCTCTGCACGGGTCACAGCGCGACCGTATCGCAACAGATCGCGAAGGATGCGGGCATCAGGGCGTTCGTCATGAAACCCCTTTCGAAGGAGGACCTGGCGGGGGTGATCCGCGCCGTGCTCGATGTGGGGGCCGTGCAGTGACGGTCGGGATCCGTGATCCTGCGGGGTCCGCTGCCGTCGGGCTCGTTCCCGGATTTTCCTTGTAATTTCACCTTCTCGCGACTATTGTATTGATATTCCAGGCTGCGCGCCATGGCCGGGACGGAGGTCTTGATGAAGGTGAATTTCCTGGGAACGCGGGGGTCTCTGCCCGCGGCCGCGAACACGCTGGAGCTGAGACGGAAGATACTCGGGGCTTTGAAGAGCCTCAAGGGGGAACGTTTCGCGAGTGAAGACGATATCCGGGGGTTTGTGGAGAAAGTAGTTCCCTTCTCCCTGGCCGGTCACTACGGCACGAACACGCCCTGTGTTGAGATAACGGGTGAAAGGGGGCGCGTGATCTGCGACGCCGGAACGGGGATCAGGGACCTTTCCCGCAGGCTTGGCATCGCGCCGGGCACTGGCCCCGGGGGCAGGGTCTTTCACATTGTTCTGTCCCATCTCCACTGGGACCATATCCAGGGATTTCCCTTTTTTATGCCCCTTTACGTGGAGGGCAACAGGATCGTGGTCTACGGCGGCCATTCCGACATGGAGGCTGCCCTCGATTACCAGAGGCGACATGCCAATGTCCCCCTTCCCGTGAAGGCTGACATGAGCTTCAAGAGGCTTGAGCCCGGCGGGCAGTACGAGATCGCGGGTTTTCAGGTGGAGGTCATATCTCAGAACCATCCAGGCGATTCCTACGGCTACCGTTTCGAAGCCGGGGGCAAAAGCGTTGTTTATTCCACCGACAGCGAACACCTTGAAGAGGGGTCTGCCGATGAGCGCCGGTTCATGGAATTCTTCCGGGATGCGGACCTCGTCATCATCGATGCCCAGTATCCCCTCCTCGACGCCTTTTCCGTCAAGGAGAACTGGGGTCATTCGAACAACATCGTCGCCGTGGAACTGGGAGCGAAGGCGGGAGTCAGGCGCCTCGTCCTCTTTCACAACGAACCCACCGTCGACGACCTGGCCCTCGAAACCTTCCTCAACGACACGAGACGCTACCTCAAGATCTATGACCCCCAAAGCACCATGACCGCAGATCTGGCCTATGACGGGATGGAGATAGAAATTCAAAGACCGTGTTAAGTTTTAAGTTATTAAGTTTTAAGTTAAAGACTTTTTTTCTTTCACCTAAAACCTAAAACCTAAAACTTAACACCGTTTCTTTTATTCTTTCACCTAAAACCTAAAACCTAAAACTTAACACCGTTTCTAAAGATAATAATGTTTCGTCGGTTTCAGGTCCTGTGAGAATTCGTAGACGAGGGGTTTGCCGGTGGGTATCTCAAGGGCCGGGACATCCTCGTCGGGGATGTTGTCGAGGTGCTTGACGAGAGAACGCAGGCTGTTGCCGTGAGCCGATACGATGATCCTGGCACCCCGGGCGAGAACGGGGACTATGGTCCCTTCCCAGTAGGGTATCACACGCGTGGCGGTATCCTTCAGGCTTTCGGAGACGGGCAGCTCTTCCGGAGCGAGGGCGTCGTACCGGGGGTCGTTGCCGCAGAAACGTTTGTCCCGGCGCTCGAGGGGAGGAGGGGGCACATCGTAACTGCGCCGCCACAGTCGGACCTGCTCTTCTCCATACTCGACCGCTGTTTCGGCCTTGTTGAGGCCCTGCAGGGCACCGTAATGGCGTTCGTTCAGCCTCCAGGACTTGCGCTGCGGTATCCACATGCGGTCGAGTTCCTCGAGGACGATCCAGAGGGTCCGTATGGCCCTCTTCAGCACCGACGTGAAGGCCACGTCGAAGACGAAACCTGCCTCTCTCAGTGAACGTCCGGCCTGCCGCGCCTCTTCCACCCCCTTCTCGGAGAGGTCGATGTCCGTCCAGCCGGTGAACCTGTTCTCCAGGTTCCACTGACTTTCCCCGTGCCGCAATAGAACGATCCTGGTCATCTGTACAGCTCCTTTATCATTATTATAGTTGTTCCACCGCGAACCCTTCCTTCCTCAGAAGCTCGACGATGCCTGCGTCGCCCACGAGGTGTCCCGCGCCCACGATCACGAAGAGGATCCCGGGGGCTTTGAGGTGCTGAACGATCTTCCCCGCCATGTTCCTGTTCCTGTCGGTCATGATCTTGCGGTAGACCACTTTGAGCGTTTCGTCATCACCCACCGACCTTTCAAGCATCTCCGCGATCCGGTCACTCTCGCCCTTTCTCCAGGCGGCCATCAGGGTGTCGGCCTGCTGAATGAGGGTGTTGAGGTCTTGGAGGGCGTAGAGGAGAAAAGATTCCTGCTCCCCGTCGGGGAGCCCTGCGAGAAGATCGATCTGGTAGTCGATGCTCTCCAGTTCCACGATCCTTTTCTTTCCCGCCGCCCGTGTCAGGAAGTGCTTGTCGATGCCGTAGCGTGGATCGTAACCGGTCCCTGCGAGTTCTATTGATGACATGGTTATCGCAAGGAACCATGGTCTCTGCCGGTTGAGGGCAGGCAGGGGAAAGCCGAGCCGGGCGGCCTCGGCGGTGATGTAGGCGTACGTATCCCGTGATACGTGGTTGGCTATGGAGTCGTTTTCCCCGTAGAACCCCCGGTCACGGAGCCTTGCCAGGGTTTCTTCACCGATGTCGTTGATGTTTGCCTCCACGGCCACGGTATCGGACCGCGCGAAGGCGTCCTCGATCACCGGGCTCAAGGGATAGGCCTCTTTTTTCATGAGATGGACGGAGCCGAGCAGGTACACCGTGGCCGTTGGCGTTCGTACCTGCCAGAGGAAATGCTTCTCGCCTTCCGCCCGCGCGGGGGCCGGCATGGCGGCGGTGAAGAAAAGAAGGATGAGAATGGCGGGCAGTGACAGGCGGATCGTCTTCTTCATGGTGTCCTCATTCAAGACTGGGATGCCCGACCATTATAGCAGAAACGGGGCAACCTTACAAAGGATGCACGGAAGTCCGGCGTTATCTCGACCCTGTGTCCCCCGTCCTTTCCAGCTCTCTCAAGTGCTCGATGCGTTTCTTCGTTTCGGGATGGGTGGAGAAGACACCCAGCTTGAGCGCTCCGGGCTGGCTCATGTCGAGCTTCTCCAGCATCTTCCGGAAAGGGGCGGTCCCCCTGCCCCCCGCGATGAGAAAGGAGGCGGCCGCCTGGTCGGCCTCCCTCTCGAACTCCCGCGAGTAGCCGCTTTCGATGAGCAGGGTGGGGAGGAAGGCGGCAAAGCTGGTTATCGATGTCATATCTCCCGCAAGGAGTGTGACGAGAAAGAACACGCCCGTGCTCTGCAGGATGTTCCTGAGGGCATGACGATGTTTCACGTGGGCTATCTCGTGGGCGAAGATGGCGGCGAGCTCGTCGTCGCTTTCGGAGAGGGAAACGAGTTCGTCTGTGACGACTATGGTTCCGGAAGGGAGAGCGAAGGCGTTGGCGCCGATCTTCTTCCCGGTCCGGAATGTGAGTGTATAGTCGGACGTTCCCTCCGGGTCAACGCTCCGGGCGACGCCCCCGAAGAGGTCTTGGATCTCACCCCGCCGCTCTGCGGTCAATCCGCTCGGTCCCAGAAAACGCGCGTCGAGGATCTTGAGCGTACTTGTGCTGGCGGAGGCCGTGACCTGCGGGGGGAGGATCCGGGCGACGCGGCTCGCCGCGTGGGGGATGGCGTACCAGACGAGCGCGAAGAGGGCAAGAGCAAGGCACACCATGCAGGCCGCCACAGTCTTCCAGCGGGATTCGAGGGTATGGACGAGGCTTGAGGAGCGCCCCAGGCCGAGGCTCCTCTCCAGGACCCTCGCCGCGTCGTGGTTATCCGTCTGGAGCAGGGCGCCGCCGGGCAACCGGATGGACCGCTTCGTCCGGCCGATGGCAGGGTCGATGGAACAGTCGATGATCGACATCCGCATCGCGATGCCTTCTGTCTCGTTGCCGAAGGTGAGGGTCACTCCGTCGAAATCGACGGTCACGGGTACGGCCCGGGATGTTGCTCCATCGAAGAAATGAGCGTCGAAGCGCGTCATAGACCTATCTCTATGCCGACGAAATCCGTAGCGGCATCGCCGACGGCGGTTGTCTCCGAGGCTTCGCGGGCGGCGAAACCGTTGAGTCCGTGCGCGGTGACCACGGCGAGGTTCTCGAGAATGTACCGGGTGCGGCGTATCTTTGCCCAGGGAATCAGAAGCCCCAGCGAGCAGAATATGGCCGCCATGTTGGTGATCCGTATGAAAAGGAGCCTGCGTGCCGCAAGGGTGCTCACGAACCGGATCTCTCCCAGCCGCGTCTTTTCCCAGCAGTGGTTCATCGTTATGGAGTAAACGAGCGCCTGGAGGGTATAAAGGATCGTGGCTCCGAGGAGGTACGTGAAAAACAGGGAATAAATGATCTTGAGGGGTCCCCACTCTGCCGAGGAACCCGTGGCAAGCCGGTGGGCGCCGAAGGCAGCGATGGAGGAGAACGCGATGAAGACCGCGACGCCCAGGACCGCGGCCAGGAGGTAGGCCTTGTAGAAGGGTCCTTTGCGTCCATCGAAGGAGCTTTCCGTCGTGCCGTATGCCAGGTTGCCCAAGAAGAACCTCTTCTTGTAGAACTGCCAGGCCGGGAAGAAGATGAATAGGGTGAAGGGGACGATGCCGGCAAAGAGAAGGTAGGTCTCGTAGCTCTCCCGGAGCCTGCCCTGAAAGTTAAAACGGATATTCCTGTACGACGTGTTGTAAGCGTTGAAACGCAGGGACTTGCAGACAAGGAAGGGAAAGACGAACGTGAAGACAACGAACAGGACGCCGGCGAAGGCGGGTTCGAACCGCTCCATGGCGATGTAGGCGGTGAAGAGCGCCGCGATGATCACGTTCCCCCGCAGGATCGCCGCGGGTTTGCCGTGGAAAGTGAAGGGATGGCCGGCGAGGTCGATATTGGCCCAGATGTACCGACGGGTGCGGACCTTGGCCCAGGCGGCGTACACCCCCAGAGTGATGACGGTGAGGAAGAGGTTCACG encodes:
- a CDS encoding MBL fold metallo-hydrolase, giving the protein MKVNFLGTRGSLPAAANTLELRRKILGALKSLKGERFASEDDIRGFVEKVVPFSLAGHYGTNTPCVEITGERGRVICDAGTGIRDLSRRLGIAPGTGPGGRVFHIVLSHLHWDHIQGFPFFMPLYVEGNRIVVYGGHSDMEAALDYQRRHANVPLPVKADMSFKRLEPGGQYEIAGFQVEVISQNHPGDSYGYRFEAGGKSVVYSTDSEHLEEGSADERRFMEFFRDADLVIIDAQYPLLDAFSVKENWGHSNNIVAVELGAKAGVRRLVLFHNEPTVDDLALETFLNDTRRYLKIYDPQSTMTADLAYDGMEIEIQRPC
- the gpmA gene encoding 2,3-diphosphoglycerate-dependent phosphoglycerate mutase, whose protein sequence is MTRIVLLRHGESQWNLENRFTGWTDIDLSEKGVEEARQAGRSLREAGFVFDVAFTSVLKRAIRTLWIVLEELDRMWIPQRKSWRLNERHYGALQGLNKAETAVEYGEEQVRLWRRSYDVPPPPLERRDKRFCGNDPRYDALAPEELPVSESLKDTATRVIPYWEGTIVPVLARGARIIVSAHGNSLRSLVKHLDNIPDEDVPALEIPTGKPLVYEFSQDLKPTKHYYL
- a CDS encoding TraB/GumN family protein, which translates into the protein MKKTIRLSLPAILILLFFTAAMPAPARAEGEKHFLWQVRTPTATVYLLGSVHLMKKEAYPLSPVIEDAFARSDTVAVEANINDIGEETLARLRDRGFYGENDSIANHVSRDTYAYITAEAARLGFPLPALNRQRPWFLAITMSSIELAGTGYDPRYGIDKHFLTRAAGKKRIVELESIDYQIDLLAGLPDGEQESFLLYALQDLNTLIQQADTLMAAWRKGESDRIAEMLERSVGDDETLKVVYRKIMTDRNRNMAGKIVQHLKAPGILFVIVGAGHLVGDAGIVELLRKEGFAVEQL
- a CDS encoding M48 family metallopeptidase: MTRFDAHFFDGATSRAVPVTVDFDGVTLTFGNETEGIAMRMSIIDCSIDPAIGRTKRSIRLPGGALLQTDNHDAARVLERSLGLGRSSSLVHTLESRWKTVAACMVCLALALFALVWYAIPHAASRVARILPPQVTASASTSTLKILDARFLGPSGLTAERRGEIQDLFGGVARSVDPEGTSDYTLTFRTGKKIGANAFALPSGTIVVTDELVSLSESDDELAAIFAHEIAHVKHRHALRNILQSTGVFFLVTLLAGDMTSITSFAAFLPTLLIESGYSREFEREADQAAASFLIAGGRGTAPFRKMLEKLDMSQPGALKLGVFSTHPETKKRIEHLRELERTGDTGSR
- a CDS encoding DUF898 domain-containing protein; this translates as METGELTGGTPETARYTFRFRGTAGEYFRIWIVNLFLTVITLGVYAAWAKVRTRRYIWANIDLAGHPFTFHGKPAAILRGNVIIAALFTAYIAMERFEPAFAGVLFVVFTFVFPFLVCKSLRFNAYNTSYRNIRFNFQGRLRESYETYLLFAGIVPFTLFIFFPAWQFYKKRFFLGNLAYGTTESSFDGRKGPFYKAYLLAAVLGVAVFIAFSSIAAFGAHRLATGSSAEWGPLKIIYSLFFTYLLGATILYTLQALVYSITMNHCWEKTRLGEIRFVSTLAARRLLFIRITNMAAIFCSLGLLIPWAKIRRTRYILENLAVVTAHGLNGFAAREASETTAVGDAATDFVGIEIGL